In Burkholderia pseudomultivorans, the DNA window CGGCGACGCGGCACGTCGCGGCGCGCTCGATGCCGTCGCCTTCGACGCGTGCCGCCGCCTCGGCCGGCCAGACACGCCGCAGCGCACGCAGCGTCTCGCCGACGTCGCCGAGCAGCGGCAGCGCGGGAACCGCGTTGCGGCACAGCTGCTGCGGATCGATGTCGATCCGCACGAGCGGCGCGGGAATCGCAAAGCTGCGCGTCGCATAGAGGTCGTAGTCGGTCGGCCCCAGTTCGGTGCCGAGCGCGACGATCAGGTCGCTGTCGCGCATCAGCGCGCGCACCGCGTCGCTCGACGCCGACCATGCGATGCCGAGCGGATGTGCGTGCGGCAGCACGCCGCGTCCGTTGATCGTCATCACGACCGGCGCGTCGAGCGTTTCGGCGAGCCAGCGCACGTCGTCGGCCGCGTCGAGCGCACCGCCGCCAGCAAGGATCAGCGGCGCACGCGCGGCCGCCGCGCGAGCCCGCAGCGCGTCGACGCCGGCCGCCGATGCAGGGCCGGCCGCGATGCGCGGCGGTGCGGCCGGCACGGGGGGCAGCGTATCGGCCGGCGCGGCCAGCACGTCGAGCGGAATCGCGATGTGCACCGGGCGCGGCCGGCCGCCGGAAAACACCGCGAACGCGCGCGCGATCGCCTGCGGCAGCGCGTCGGCACACGGCACCGTGTAGCTGAACGCGGCGACGTTCGCCGCGAATGCGTGCTGGTCGGGCAGTTCGTGAAGATGGCCGTTGCCGGAACCGATGTCGCCCGACGCGTTGACGCTCGAGATCACCAGCATCGGGATCGAATCCGCATATGCCTGCGCCATCGACGTCGCGATGTTCGTCATGCCGGGCCCGGTGATCACGAAGCACACGCCGGG includes these proteins:
- a CDS encoding 5-guanidino-2-oxopentanoate decarboxylase codes for the protein MKTAGMYLVELLAAYGVDTVFGIPGVHTIELYRGLAGSALRHVSARHEQGLGFMADGYARATGKPGVCFVITGPGMTNIATSMAQAYADSIPMLVISSVNASGDIGSGNGHLHELPDQHAFAANVAAFSYTVPCADALPQAIARAFAVFSGGRPRPVHIAIPLDVLAAPADTLPPVPAAPPRIAAGPASAAGVDALRARAAAARAPLILAGGGALDAADDVRWLAETLDAPVVMTINGRGVLPHAHPLGIAWSASSDAVRALMRDSDLIVALGTELGPTDYDLYATRSFAIPAPLVRIDIDPQQLCRNAVPALPLLGDVGETLRALRRVWPAEAAARVEGDGIERAATCRVAAQQEVNDEMRRDLALLDNVRDALPDAAIVGDSTRIVYAGNVGFAASRPRSWFNASVGFGSLGYGLPAAVGASLGDPSRPVVCIAGDGGFQYTLAELGTAVQHGARLIVVLLNNGGYGEIKRAMVDGGVEPVGVDLHTPDFVAIARAYGWGAQRIDEGAPLAGALSEAAAHGQPYLIEIRAA